In the genome of Calderihabitans maritimus, the window CCAGCAGATTTACAGTCTGCCCCCTTTGGCCAGCTCGGGAACCTCTCCACATTATCTCGATGGACTGACAAAGGTTATTATAGCACCTTTTAATATTATCGTCAAGGGAAAAGGCAAGAGTAAATATCTGTAAATAGACCGGTTTCATTCCGATATGAAAAGCTAGCAAACGCACCGTTTACTAGCTTAAAAAATCAATTCCTGTACTTAAAATAAATCAACAAAATAATGGCATTGTTAATTATCACGCTTTTCTAAATATCTCTCCAGTTTCCTCTTAACTCGCTGCAAAGCGTTATCGATAGACTTTACATGACGGTTAAGATCGCCAGCAATTTCCTGATAAGATTTACCTTCCAGGTAAGACATCAAAACCTGCCATTCCAAAGAGCTCAAAATTTCCCCCATTTTCTCTTCTATATCATCAAATTCTTCCTGGCTGATAATTAGCTCTTCCGGATCAGTAATTTTCGTCCCTGAAATAACATCTAGTAAGGTGCGATCAGAATCTTCATCATAGATAGGTTTATTTAGAGAAATATATGAATTCAACGGAATATGTTTCTGCCTTGTAGCAGTCTTTATAGCCGTAATTATCTGCCTTGTAATACAAAGTTCAGCAAATGCTCTGAATGAAGACAACTTGTCGCAGCGAAAATCTCGAATAGCTTTATATAGTCCGATCATACCCTCTTGGATGATATCCTCTCTATCTGCTCCGATTAAAAAGTAAGACCTTGCCTTAGCGCGAACAAAGTTTTTATACTTGTTTATTAGAAATTCCTGAGCTAAGTCATCACCCTCCTTAGCCAGTTCTACTACTTCTTCATCGCCCATCATTTCATAACCCGCGTAAGTATCTTTTTGGGGGTTGACGCTCATGACATCGCCTCCACGAAAAATTTAATTACAGGCACTTTAAAGGCCTGTTATATTAAAAACTTCACCTA includes:
- the sigH gene encoding RNA polymerase sporulation sigma factor SigH, whose protein sequence is MSVNPQKDTYAGYEMMGDEEVVELAKEGDDLAQEFLINKYKNFVRAKARSYFLIGADREDIIQEGMIGLYKAIRDFRCDKLSSFRAFAELCITRQIITAIKTATRQKHIPLNSYISLNKPIYDEDSDRTLLDVISGTKITDPEELIISQEEFDDIEEKMGEILSSLEWQVLMSYLEGKSYQEIAGDLNRHVKSIDNALQRVKRKLERYLEKRDN